A single Ammospiza caudacuta isolate bAmmCau1 chromosome 14, bAmmCau1.pri, whole genome shotgun sequence DNA region contains:
- the APOOL gene encoding MICOS complex subunit MIC27, producing the protein MAAKVAKLAAVSSGLPLICITVYAATEEESKSQLVKPDKLPIYSAPPLTSRYIEEQPGPLQQQLTALRRTTGRYFGWCQSVYNFIKNGITDSIQFGKDAYVYLDNPPPEFLPRAAVITVSGLAGAVLARRGSRFKKIAYPLGLTTVGYAVCYPAQAVVIAKVTGKKLHYASHQTYKAVKSLWADKETATKLQQESKPIMQEDKKKKGISSANPESAVESGSFNRTESSPVKCRSNENPVPSSGTVKKSKFKPDPKLADHGQSNPEDVDMYSTRS; encoded by the exons GTGGCAAAGCTGGCAGCTGTTTCTTCTGGGCTGCCATTGATATGTATTACTGTATATGCAGCAACAGAAGAGGAATCAAAAAGTCAGCTGGTGAAGCCAGACAAG CTCCCCATTTACAGCGCCCCCCCGCTGACGTCGCGGTACATCGAGGAGCAGCCGGGGccgctgcagcagcagctcacggCTCTGCGGAGGACGACCGGCCGCTACTTCGGCTGGTGCCAG AGTGTCTATAACTTTATTAAAAATGGAATAACGGATTCTATTCAGTTTGGAAAAG aTGCTTATGTTTACCTGGACAACCCCCCCCCAGAGTTCCTTCCCAGAGCCGCTGTGATCACGGTGTCGGGCCTGGCTGGTGCAGTGCTGGCAAGGAGAG GTTCTAGATTTAAGAAAATTGCTTATCCATTGGGGCTTACTACTGTAGGATATGCTGTTTGTTACCCAGCTCAGGCAGTGGTCATTGCCAAG GTAACAGGGAAAAAGTTACATTATGCAAGTCACCAGACCTACAAGGCTGTGAAGTCACTGTGGGCAGACAAGGAAACTGCCACCAAG ctgcagcaagAGTCAAAACCAATTATGCaagaagataagaaaaagaagggaatTTCTAGTGCCAACCCTGAGTCTGCTGTTGAGTCAGGATCATTTAACAGAACTGAATCTTCCCCAGTAAAGTGTCGGAGTAATGAAAACCCAGTGCCTTCATCAG GAACAGTGAAGAAATCAAAATTTAAGCCTGATCCAAAACTTGCAGACCATGGTCAGTCCAACCCAGAAGATGTGGACATGTACAGCACCAGGAGCTAA
- the LOC131564074 gene encoding uncharacterized protein LOC131564074, giving the protein MSFLKVLLCVLLLASPLLGETPQPSCSGVVDFGACLGNTGEFCPENIPCLCKNEEPFCRCNYYRTGWMEYWYMGPKCNHLWNTLDFILVATLPGVALVIIVVVIFSAVCCLKTKKVGKQPKAPSSGAQQNPAFSTDTAASPGHGHHQPPEDAWVGQIPKIVLKREDFNDASIPNQRQDYSPMYNQPLRTAEPASDYFPQSRAQREEFDYPRKDLPYPVYPEARQYRRY; this is encoded by the exons ATGTCCTTTCtgaaggtgctgctgtgtgtcctgctcctggccagccCCTTGCTGGGTGAAACTCCACAAC CCAGCTGCAGTGGAGTTGTGGACTTTGGGGCCTGTCTGGGTAATACAGGTGAATTCTGTCCTGAAAATATTCCTTGTCTGTGTAAAAATGAAGAACCTTTTTGCAG aTGTAATTACTACAGAACAGGCTGGATGGAGTACTGGTACATGGGCCCCAAATGTAACCACCTTTGGAACACTCTGGATTTCATTTTAGTGGCCACTCTTCCTGGAGTGGCACTGGTTATCATAGTGGTTGTAATATTTTCTGCTGTCTGCTGCTTGAAAACGAAAAAAGTTGG GAAGCAGCCAAAGGCCCCATCCAGTGGAGCACAGCAGAACCCTGCATtcagcactgacacagctgccagcccagggcatggGCACCATCAGCCACCTGAG GATGCCTGGGTTGGACAAATTCCAAAAATTGTACTGAAAAGAGAAGATTTTAATGATGCCTCAATCCCAAATCAAAGGCAGGATTACAG TCCCATGTATAATCAGCCTCTAAGGACAGCAGAACCAGCATCAGATTATTTCCCTCAGTCCCGAGCCCAGCGGGAGGAGTTTGACTATCCCAGGAAGGATTTGCCTTATCCAGTTTATCCAGAGGCCAGACAGTACCGG AGGTACTAA